In the Molothrus aeneus isolate 106 chromosome 28, BPBGC_Maene_1.0, whole genome shotgun sequence genome, one interval contains:
- the NEUROD2 gene encoding neurogenic differentiation factor 2, whose protein sequence is MLTRLFSEPSLVPEVPKFPGWAEECEEDARSEKEERAGKGCALPEEPPEGSLGESKEEGELGGDEEEEEEEEEGLEEAEGERPKKRGPKKRKMTKARLERSKLRRQKANARERNRMHDLNAALDNLRKVVPCYSKTQKLSKIETLRLAKNYIWALSEILRSGKRPDLVSYVQTLCKGLSQPTTNLVAGCLQLNSRNFLTEQGQEGGRFHGPNAASFAVHPYPYPCSRLAAAPCPPAAGPGPHGLRTHGYCASAYESLYGNTSPDYNSSEYDGGLSPPLCINGNFSLKQDSSSPDHEKSYHYSMHYSALPGSRPAAHNLVFGSAGMRGGVHSENIFPYDMHLPHERGPMYEELNAFFHN, encoded by the coding sequence ATGTTGACGCGACTTTTCAGCGAGCCCAGCCTGGTCCCCGAAGTCCCGAAATTCCCCGGTTGGGCCGAGGAGTGCGAGGAGGATGCCCGGAGCGAGAAGGAGGAGCGGGCGGGGAAGGGCTGCGCCCTCCCCGAGGAGCCGCCCGAGGGTTCGCTGGGAGAGAGCAAAGAGGAAGGGGAGCTAGGAggggacgaggaggaggaggaggaggaggaggaaggcctGGAGGAGGCGGAGGGCGAGCGGCCCAAGAAGCGCGGCCCCAAGAAGAGGAAGATGACGAAGGCGCGGCTGGAGCGGTCCAAGCTGCGGCGGCAGAAGGCGAACGCCCGGGAGAGGAACCGGATGCACGACCTGAACGcggccctggacaacctgcgcAAGGTGGTTCCCTGCTactccaaaacccaaaaactctCCAAAATCGAGACCCTCCGCTTGGCCAAGAACTACATCTGGGCTCTCTCCGAGATCCTGCGCTCGGGCAAGCGGCCCGACCTGGTCTCCTACGTGCAGACTCTGTGCaaggggctgtcccagcccaccACCAACCTGGTGGCCGGCTGCCTCCAGCTCAACTCCCGCAACTTCCTGacggagcagggccaggagggggGTCGGTTCCACGGCCCCAACGCCGCCTCCTTCGCCGTGCACCCCTACCCTTACCCTTGCTCGCGGCTGGCCGCGGCGCcctgcccgcccgccgccggccccgggcCGCACGGGCTGAGGACACACGGCTACTGCGCCTCCGCCTACGAGAGCCTCTACGGCAACACCTCCCCCGACTACAACAGCTCGGAGTACGACGGGGGGCTCAGCCCCCCGCTCTGCATCAACGGCAACTTCTCCCTCAAGCAGGACTCTTCATCCCCCGACCACGAGAAAAGCTACCACTACTCTATGCACTACTCGGCGCTGCCCggctcccgccccgccgcccaCAACTTGGTCTTCGGGTCGGCGGGGATGCGCGGGGGGGTCCACTCCGAGAACATCTTCCCCTACGACATGCACCTCCCGCACGAGCGGGGCCCCATGTACGAGGAGCTCAACGCCTTCTTCCACAACtga